Within Amycolatopsis sp. FDAARGOS 1241, the genomic segment GTTCGTCGAGCAGGTCGGAGCAGCGGAGCCAGCCGGCCGGGACGTCGGTGCACAGCTCGCCGCGCTCCTGGAGCCCCCCGACCCGCAGGAGCGACGACGCGAGGTCGTCCCCGACGTCGCGCGAGTTCCGGTGATCGCGGAAGGACCGCTGCTGGTTCACCGCGGCCCTCCTTGACTCGCCGGACTCATTAGGCGTGCCTAACCTTACAGAGAAAGGGCTGTTGCGCCAATCGAGTGCCCACTTCGCGGAAACCTCCAGCTAGCACCCCTTGTTCGCGCTGAGCGGACAGGGGACCCTGAACGGAATCCGTGCCCGCGCCCGTACGTTCCACTAGAGGTAAAAGTGCAGGGCAACCGGATGTCGGAGGTTGACCGGTCGGGTCACCTGCCGGGTGTCAACGGGCCACGGGAAGCCGTAGTGGTACGCAAGCGCGACCGCTTGGCTACTAGAGTGGTCTCACGGTGCTGTCTCCTCGTGGGTGCGATCCGCGAGGTGAAACGGGCCGCCGACGCAGCAGTCGAGGGAGTGCGCATGTTTGAGAGGTTCACCGACCGCGCGAGGCGGGTGGTCGTCCTGGCCCAGGAAGAGGCCCGGATGCTCAACCACAACTACATCGGCACCGAGCACATCCTCCTGGGTCTGATCCACGAGGGTGAGGGTGTCGCCGCCAAGGCGCTCGAGTCGCTGGGCATCGCCCTCGAGGGTGTGCGCCAGCAGGTCGAGGAGATCATCGGCCAGGGCCAGCAGGCGCCGAGCGGGCACATCCCGTTCACGCCGCGGGCCAAGAAGGTGCTTGAGCTGTCGCTGCGCGAAGCGCTGCAGCTCGGCCACAACTACATCGGTACCGAGCACATCCTGCTCGGCCTGATCCGCGAGGGCGAGGGCGTCGCCGCCCAGGTCCTCGTGAAGCTCGGTGCGGACCTGAACCGGGTGCGCCAGCAGGTGCTGCAGCTGCTGTCCGGCTACCAGACCGGTGAGAAGTCCACCGAGAGCGGCTCCGGCCGCGGCGAGGGCACCCCGTCGTCGTCGCTGGTGCTGGACCAGTTCGGCCGCAACATGACCGTGCTCGCCCGCGAGGGCAAGCTCGACCCGGTCATCGGGCGCGGCAAGGAGATCGAGCGGGTCATGCAGGTGCTGTCCCGCCGCACCAAGAACAACCCGGTGCTCATCGGCGAGCCGGGCGTCGGCAAGACCGCCGTCGTCGAGGGCCTGGCCCAGAGCATCGTCAAGGGCGAGGTGCCCGAGACGCTCAAGGACAAGCAGCTCTACACGCTGGACCTGGGCTCTCTGGTCGCCGGCTCCCGCTACCGCGGTGACTTCGAAGAGCGCCTCAAGAAGGTGCTCAAGGAGATCAAGACCCGCGGCGACATCATCCTGTTCATCGACGAGCTCCACACGCTGGTCGGTGCGGGTGCCGCCGAGGGCGCCATCGACGCGGCTTCGATCCTGAAGCCGATGCTGGCCCGCGGTGAGCTGCAGACGATCGGCGCGACCACGCTCGAGGAGTACCGCAAGTACATCGAGAAGGACGCCGCGCTGGAGCGCCGCTTCCAGCCGATCCAGGTCGGCGAGCCGTCGCTCGAGCACACGATCGAGATCCTCAAGGGCCTGCGCGACCGGTACGAGGCGCACCACCGCGTCTCGATCACCGACTCGGCGCTGGTCGCGGCCGCCACGCTGGCCGACCGCTACATCAACGACCGCTTCCTGCCGGACAAGGCCATCGACCTCATCGACGAGGCCGGCGCCCGCATGCGCATCCGCCGCATGACCGCGCCGCCGGACCTGCGCGAGTTCGACGAGAAGATCGCCGAGGTCCGCCGCGACAAGGAGTCCGCGATCGACGCGCAGGACTTCGAGCGGGCCGCGCGCCTGCGCGACGAGGAGAAGACTCTCCTCGGCCAGAAGGGCGAGCGCGAGAAGCAGTGGAAGGACGGCGACCTCGACGTCGTCGCGGAGGTGGACGACGAGCAGATCGCGGAGGTGCTGGCCAACTGGACCGGCATCCCGGTGTTCAAGCTCACCGAAGAGGAGACCACCCGGCTGCTGCGCATGGAGGATGAGCTCCACAAGCGCATCATCGGCCAGGAGGACGCGGTCAAGGCCGTCTCCCAGGCGATCCGCCGCACCCGCGCCGGCCTGAAGGACCCGAAGCGCCCGTCCGGCTCCTTCATCTTCGCCGGCCCGTCCGGTGTCGGTAAGACCGAGCTGTCCAAGGCGCTGGCCTCCTTCCTGTTCGGCGAGGACGACGCGCTCATCCAGATCGACATGGGTGAGTTCCACGACCGCTACACCGCTTCGCGGCTCTTCGGTGCCCCTCCGGGCTACGTCGGCTACGAAGAGGGCGGGCAGCTGACCGAGAAGGTGCGGCGCAAGCCGTTCTCGGTGGTGCTCTTCGACGAGATCGAGAAGGCGCACCAGGAGATCTACAACACGCTCCTGCAGGTGCTCGAAGACGGTCGCCTCACCGACGGCCAGGGTCGCACGGTCGACTTCAAGAACACGGTCCTGATCTTCACCTCGAACCTGGGCACCTCGGACATCTCCAAGTCCGTGAGCCTCGGCTTCTCCTCCGGAGCGGACACGAGCAACCGCTACGAGAAGATGAAGCAGAAGGTCAACGAGGAGATGAAGAAGCACTTCCGGCCCGAGTTCCTGAACCGGATCGACGACATCATCGTCTTCCACCAGCTCACGCAGGAACAGATCATCGAGATGGTCGACCTGATGATCGGCCGGGTCGAGACGCAGCTCAAGGCCAAGGACATGGAGATCGAGCTCACGTCGAAGGCCAAGGCTCTGCTGGCCAAGCGCGGCTTCGACCCCGTGCTCGGCGCCCGACCGCTGCGTCGCACGATCCAGCGTGAGATCGAGGACCAGCTGTCGGAGAAGATCCTGTTCGGCGAGGTCGAGCCGGGCCAGATCATCCTGGTCGACGTCGAGGGCTGGAGCGGCAACCCCGAGGACCGCGACGACGAAG encodes:
- a CDS encoding ATP-dependent Clp protease ATP-binding subunit — encoded protein: MFERFTDRARRVVVLAQEEARMLNHNYIGTEHILLGLIHEGEGVAAKALESLGIALEGVRQQVEEIIGQGQQAPSGHIPFTPRAKKVLELSLREALQLGHNYIGTEHILLGLIREGEGVAAQVLVKLGADLNRVRQQVLQLLSGYQTGEKSTESGSGRGEGTPSSSLVLDQFGRNMTVLAREGKLDPVIGRGKEIERVMQVLSRRTKNNPVLIGEPGVGKTAVVEGLAQSIVKGEVPETLKDKQLYTLDLGSLVAGSRYRGDFEERLKKVLKEIKTRGDIILFIDELHTLVGAGAAEGAIDAASILKPMLARGELQTIGATTLEEYRKYIEKDAALERRFQPIQVGEPSLEHTIEILKGLRDRYEAHHRVSITDSALVAAATLADRYINDRFLPDKAIDLIDEAGARMRIRRMTAPPDLREFDEKIAEVRRDKESAIDAQDFERAARLRDEEKTLLGQKGEREKQWKDGDLDVVAEVDDEQIAEVLANWTGIPVFKLTEEETTRLLRMEDELHKRIIGQEDAVKAVSQAIRRTRAGLKDPKRPSGSFIFAGPSGVGKTELSKALASFLFGEDDALIQIDMGEFHDRYTASRLFGAPPGYVGYEEGGQLTEKVRRKPFSVVLFDEIEKAHQEIYNTLLQVLEDGRLTDGQGRTVDFKNTVLIFTSNLGTSDISKSVSLGFSSGADTSNRYEKMKQKVNEEMKKHFRPEFLNRIDDIIVFHQLTQEQIIEMVDLMIGRVETQLKAKDMEIELTSKAKALLAKRGFDPVLGARPLRRTIQREIEDQLSEKILFGEVEPGQIILVDVEGWSGNPEDRDDEAHFTFRGERRPSSVPDAPPVSIGAAENREADND